Proteins from a single region of Kluyveromyces lactis strain NRRL Y-1140 chromosome A complete sequence:
- the DFM1 gene encoding Dfm1p (similar to uniprot|Q7LIJ5 Saccharomyces cerevisiae YDR411C DFM1) produces MTMRNELIQFVGQIPPVTRGICLLMVLICLIQRLNVLPYYFSDFKWSLRGVLFKFQIWRLFTSFLILPNDAMKACFDLYAVYSKSLHLELVHFSNKSIDYLFYICFNFALIVVLVEACQISYPVFTNAFIGMILYTWTLDNSNVKVMFYGLFPILGKYLSLVHLFVSFLFDDGTDGYSRFCVTMVGFCAGYVYSCLDTWTYGPLYGYLMGKDPAYGFSGRGHFRSPRWFSSIILWIGRVLSITSKPVSSSNRTDPVTRRRLRTPLKKSTFAGTGNRLGTKID; encoded by the coding sequence ATGACTATGCGTAACGAATTGATACAGTTTGTAGGACAAATTCCACCGGTGACCCGAGGAATATGTCTCTTAATGGTGTTAATATGTTTGATCCAACGCTTGAACGTATTACCGTACTATTTCAGCGATTTCAAATGGTCTTTACGTGGTGTATTGTTCAAGTTCCAAATCTGGAGGTTGTTCACTAGTTTCCTCATCTTACCAAACGATGCCATGAAAGCATGTTTCGACCTATACGCAGTATACTCGAAATCGTTACATCTCGAATTAGTGCACTTCAGCAACAAATCCATCGATTATTTGTTTTACATATGTTTCAACTTTGCATTGATCGTCGTGCTCGTAGAAGCATGCCAGATCTCATACCCAGTGTTCACTAACGCATTCATAGGAATGATCCTATATACGTGGACTCTGGACAACAGCAACGTGAAGGTAATGTTCTACGGATTATTCCCAATCTTGGGTAAATATCTATCGCTAGTGCATCTTTTCGTTTCGTTCTTATTTGATGACGGGACCGATGGTTACAGCAGGTTTTGCGTCACAATGGTCGGGTTTTGTGCTGGATACGTTTACTCCTGCCTAGACACATGGACTTACGGTCCCTTGTACGGTTATCTGATGGGGAAGGACCCAGCGTACGGATTCTCTGGAAGAGGTCATTTCAGATCACCAAGATGGTTCTCCTCGATCATTCTATGGATAGGACGTGTCCTATCCATCACCTCCAAACCCGTTTCGTCATCAAACAGGACAGACCCCGTGACCAGAAGAAGGTTGAGAACCCCGTTAAAGAAAAGCACTTTCGCTGGAACTGGAAATAGATTAGGGACCAAAATAGACTGA
- the CAT2 gene encoding carnitine O-acetyltransferase CAT2 (similar to uniprot|P32796 YML042W Saccharomyces cerevisiae CAT2 Carnitine acetyl-CoA transferase present in both mitochondria and peroxisomes) yields the protein MRSMAFRSSAGISMGMRRMGQGNKKSSILRQMSGKMQYSGYQKFPFETGTNDEYIAERPNSYYQEKRPGFKGATYSKQQDMPSLPIPELKSTLDKYLKSIKPFCQTDAEYEKQIQLCYSFLSDQGPALQERLLSYSQERRNWMQELWDSQIYLGDRSPVVPFVSYFYGHKPLPTSHRAIDGDMLVKATAIISSVVKFVESLKDEALPAEVVKGKPFCMNGFQYMFNNSRVPQFNIDTNHFYSIYEHGYLTVAYKDNFFKVYTHDKAGAVLSNAVIYQQLNQIVNHLGSQGSLINANAGIGALTTLPRDEWAGAYQQLQLEPVSSSSLETIHKSSFVLCLDQDTAPITLEDKSRVCWHGDGTNRFFDKPLQFFVTGNGFSGFLAEHSKMDGTPTLFLNHYVVDQLTKLNPSAFVESLHSNVSAYPSVNSEHLPFIITPTLRNTIESAKLQFITTVEREDLRVWHYNRYGKRIVKTFKVSPDAYIQQVIQLAVFKYLKKQLPTYEAASTRAFFQGRTETGRPVTESSSKFVKTWESPTSTTEEKIAAFYDAAKDHVEYLKMASNGEAVDRHFFGLKNMVHESDEPVPLFQDALFKYSSTWLISTSQLSSENFECYGWSQVYDNGFGLAYMINNEFLHINITNKPEASGFSVDELHYYLTKAADEMYETLSLHNSAKAKL from the coding sequence ATGAGAAGTATGGCATTTAGAAGCAGTGCTGGTATTAGTATGGGGATGAGACGCATGGGTCAAGGTAACAAGAAAAGTTCTATATTGAGACAGATGTCTGGTAAGATGCAGTATTCGGGGTATCAGAAGTTCCCTTTTGAGACCGGGACTAACGATGAGTATATTGCAGAAAGACCTAATTCGTATTATCAGGAGAAGAGACCTGGGTTCAAAGGAGCCACTTACTCAAAACAACAGGATATGCCATCCTTACCGATTCCGGAGTTGAAATCGACTTTGGACAAATATTTGAAGTCTATTAAACCGTTTTGTCAGACGGATGCTGAATATGAGAAACAGATCCAGTTATGTTACTCATTTCTTTCAGACCAAGGCCCTGCTTTGCAGGAGCGGTTGTTGAGTTATTCTCAGGAGCGGAGAAACTGGATGCAAGAACTATGGGATAGTCAGATTTATCTTGGCGATAGGTCACCTGTGGTTCCTTTTGTGTCATATTTTTATGGTCATAAGCCTTTACCAACTAGTCACCGTGCCATCGATGGCGACATGCTTGTTAAGGCCACGGCGATTATTTCTAGTGTGGTGAAGTTCGTGGAATccttgaaagatgaagcCTTGCCAGCAGAAGTGGTGAAGGGCAAACCTTTCTGTATGAACGGATTCCAATATATGTTCAATAATTCAAGGGTTCCTCAATTCAATATCGATACGAACCATTTTTACTCGATCTATGAACATGGCTACTTGACGGTTGCCTACAAGgataattttttcaaagtttatACACACGATAAAGCTGGGGCAGTCTTGTCCAACGCAGTAATCTACCAACAGTTGAATCAAATTGTCAACCATTTGGGTTCACAGGGTTCTTTGATCAATGCAAACGCTGGAATCGGTGCATTGACAACTCTTCCTCGTGATGAATGGGCTGGCGCTTATCAACAATTGCAATTAGAACCAGTATCTTCCTCCTCTTTAGAAACCATCCACAAATCCTCATTCGTCTTATGTTTGGATCAGGACACTGCTCCAATAACTTTGGAAGATAAGTCTAGAGTGTGCTGGCACGGAGACGGAACCAATAGATTCTTTGACAAGCCTttgcaattttttgttACTGGTAACGGTTTCTCCGGTTTCTTGGCAGAACATTCGAAAATGGATGGTACTCCAACTTTGTTTTTAAACCATTACGTCGTGGATCAATTAACAAAATTGAATCCTTCAGCGTTCGTCGAGTCCTTACATTCCAACGTATCAGCTTACCCTTCTGTGAACAGTGAACATCTACCATTTATAATTACACCAACCTTGAGAAATACTATCGAGAGTGCAAAATTGCAATTTATAACAACAGTGGAACGTGAAGATTTACGCGTTTGGCACTATAATAGGTATGGTAAGAGAATTGTGAAAACATTTAAAGTGTCACCAGATGCTTACATTCAACAGGTGATTCAACTTGCTGTTTTCAAgtatttgaagaaacaactACCAACGTACGAAGCTGCTTCTACCAGAGCGTTTTTCCAAGGTAGAACTGAAACTGGTAGACCGGTCACTGAATCCTCTTCCAAGTTCGTTAAAACATGGGAATCACCTACTTCTACTACTGAAGAGAAAATTGCTGCTTTCTACGATGCTGCCAAGGATCAtgttgaatatttgaagatggCCTCTAACGGTGAAGCCGTTGATCGCCATTTCTTTGGGTTGAAAAACATGGTTCATGAATCTGATGAGCCAGTACCTTTGTTCCAAGACGCATTGTTCAAATACAGTTCTACTTGgttgatttcaacttcaCAATTATCCTctgaaaactttgaatgtTACGGTTGGTCTCAAGTATACGATAATGGATTTGGCTTAGCCTATATGATCAATAACGAATTTTTGCACATTAATATCACCAACAAACCAGAAGCTTCTGGATTTAGTGTTGACGAACTACACTATTATTTAACTAAGGCGGCAGATGAAATGTATGAAACTTTGTCTCTACACAACTCTGCCAAGGCCAAACTATGA
- the VPS71 gene encoding Vps71p (similar to uniprot|Q03433 Saccharomyces cerevisiae YML041C VPS71 Protein of unknown function component of the Swr1p complex that incorporates Htz1p into chromatin required for vacuolar protein sorting), whose protein sequence is MRSVEEINVRTYNPNIYFSSLNQTHQSARVSKQSQTSARNKRVNYSLADLEAKIYNQPKGSDKDDINQLTGSDKHALPDLLRSNKRFMELDTENYQDLREVTTLLSNITGLNKDKIDQTSTGILSEQQSGSGSSRQRMAKFDLPKSMNLLYKSSKPPRKSKKSSNRISALRKVLSSRRSLHSYLETLDQVNHTLIYSNVQNKKFFRVLPMIVTCSMCGGYSSISNCVVCNDKICSLRCYELHSETRCNN, encoded by the coding sequence ATGAGGTCGGTAGAAGAAATCAATGTGAGGACGTATAATCCTAACATTTATTTCAGCAGTTTGAACCAAACTCATCAAAGTGCAAGGGTCTCGAAACAGTCTCAAACCTCAGCAAGAAACAAGAGAGTCAATTATTCATTGGCTGATTTGGAGGCAAAGATATATAATCAGCCCAAGGGAAGCGATAAAGACGACATAAATCAACTGACAGGATCTGATAAGCATGCCTTGCCTGATTTGTTACGATCTAATAAGCGGTTCATGGAACTTGACACAGAAAACTATCAAGATCTTCGTGAAGTTACAACTCTTCTCAGTAACATCACGGGGCTGAACAAAGATAAGATCGATCAAACAAGCACCGGTATATTATCTGAGCAACAATCAGGCTCAGGTTCATCCAGACAGAGGATGGCCAAGTTCGATTTGCCCAAGTCTATGAATTTATTGTATAAATCAAGCAAGCCGCCTcggaaatcaaagaaaagttcCAACAGAATATCAGCACTAAGGAAAGTACTTTCAAGCAGAAGGTCTTTACACTCCTATCTAGAAACTTTAGACCAAGTGAACCACACACTCATTTATAGTAACGTTCAAAACAAGAAGTTTTTCAGGGTCTTACCAATGATCGTCACCTGCTCTATGTGTGGTGGTTACTCCAGTATATCTAACTGCGTTGTTTGCAATGACAAGATATGCAGTCTTCGCTGTTATGAATTACACAGTGAAACAAGATGTAACAACTGA
- the STE14 gene encoding protein-S-isoprenylcysteine carboxyl O-methyltransferase (similar to uniprot|P32584 Saccharomyces cerevisiae YDR410C STE14 Farnesyl cysteine-carboxyl methyltransferase mediates the carboxyl methylation step during C-terminal CAAX motif processing of a-factor and RAS proteins in the endoplasmic reticulum localizes to the ER membrane), with translation MSSRDDESEDVLVIIDGKTFPNIQKNELDEISLTAFMLGVIFGVSLITLCLSPFWNFNIYMISLSIFHLLEFWITAKYNPGKLNTNSFLINNGVGYFLAHSVALIETIIERLLFPSFKSTTYSFYNEFIVTVGVVLLLLGQYVRSSAMITAGQSFSHVVKVTKNSDHTLVTSGIYSKSRHPSYFGFFWWSVGSQLMLLNPVSLVIFIVVLWKFFNSRIAFEERYLVQFFGNQYITYRETVGVGIPFIK, from the coding sequence ATGTCGAGCAGagatgatgaaagtgaGGATGTTCTTGTGATTATTGATGGGAAAACATTTCCTAATATACAAAAGAACGAATTGGACGAGATATCTTTAACGGCATTTATGCTAGGAGTGATTTTTGGTGTATCCCTTATTACATTATGCCTGTCTCCTTTTTGGAACTTCAACATATACATGATCTCACTATCCATATTTCATCTGTTAGAGTTTTGGATTACTGCCAAATACAATCCTGGGAAATTGAATACAAACTCCTTTTTGATAAACAACGGTGTCGGGTACTTTTTGGCCCATTCGGTTGCACTGATAGAGACAATCATAGAACGCCTTCTATTCCCGTCGTTCAAATCTACAACCTATTCCTTTTACAACGAATTTATTGTTACCGTAGGAGTTGTATTGCTACTCCTTGGACAGTATGTTAGATCATCTGCAATGATCACAGCGGGGCAATCATTCTCACATGTTGTGAAGGTAACAAAGAACTCTGACCACACTCTTGTCACGTCCGGCATATATTCAAAGAGTAGGCATCCCAGTTACTTTGGATTCTTTTGGTGGTCTGTTGGCTCGCAGCTAATGCTGTTAAATCCAGTTTCATTGGTCATTTTTATTGTCGTTTTATggaaattcttcaatagtAGAATTGCATTCGAAGAAAGATACCTCGTGCAGTTTTTCGGGAATCAGTACATAACGTACAGGGAAACTGTAGGAGTTGGTATTCCCTTCATCAAATAG
- a CDS encoding Siz/PIAS RING finger protein (some similarities with uniprot|Q04195 YDR409W Saccharomyces cerevisiae SIZ1 SUMO ligase that promotes the attachment of sumo (Smt3p small ubiquitin-related modifier) to proteins), protein MQHLLDDTSIDSVKQEIMLLKVAELKNVCRSIGLPISGRKTELQDRLSSFLMAPSRAGMNDPFRIPAVNILVKKAGAGDPVPKFETLLHALATGSFMHPVATGHQDASALIGNNRLAGKPHLRFQQSPFYNLKRLVGSESAPEAPSKRGVANISFKLVEEEMKLLKSSPKIKLYVFCGINNSFGASNDIPIQFPLRNEIKFNGIQIKDNVHGLKNKIGTAKPADLTPYINWPPKSNLLQLVYAFTKDDHMVYVYLVELIETEELLQKTLSSPKIVRPATLQYIKQTLSEEEDEDMMTTSTVMSLQCPISYSRMKYPVKSIHCRHLQCFDAQWFIESQRQIPTWQCPVCQKQIRIEDLAICEFVQEIISSTDEEVEQVEISKDGSWVIKDETENHNQEASTAPNIKQEATPDIKPEDSHAVEQHDEHPPPEHVIISLDSDEEDEIEQATSKTNPPNRQSTSQNSDNTSSSTDLNQDNDLLDDEDMAFIEELANSIIDRVPRRSQHENNVTSTSNLNVNGLIDPNTRNEVPERRTSLDPRMNDYDLLNLAAEQPTNFRQMRGRLLSENNQENSRPPVPNLLGKAPLNTDSHKVGPQLPNMSQLTNADSMLFNGNGQAHPQAPSGSFSDSNSRIVVQPMGSSPRGQTSDKVTQVSIQPTEPPSMGVPVLPPLPTLPVRSTTSTMSPNLPQPPPIHDPRRRKPEVSPFLPKKNFKNVLPKKRAHSNGNAQNVHSEINGNHDSGTLPAPSPISNVQVSPSPAIMNSNNVPPPNDSLNSDDLIDLTSD, encoded by the coding sequence ATGCAGCATTTATTGGACGATACTTCAATAGACTCTGTCAAACAGGAGATCATGCTGCTTAAAGTAGCAGAGCTAAAGAATGTTTGTCGTTCTATAGGTCTGCCGATAAGTGGGCGGAAGACGGAGTTACAAGATAGACTATCTTCGTTTTTAATGGCTCCAAGTAGGGCTGGCATGAATGATCCGTTCAGAATTCCAGCAGTTAACATTTTAGTCAAAAAGGCCGGTGCTGGTGATCCAGTACCGAAGTTTGAAACATTATTGCATGCGCTTGCTACAGGCTCATTCATGCATCCTGTTGCAACCGGTCACCAGGATGCTTCCGCTCTAATAGGTAACAACAGACTTGCTGGTAAACCTCACCTGCGATTTCAGCAAAGTCCATTTTACAACTTGAAGAGACTGGTAGGCTCCGAATCTGCTCCTGAGGCCCCAAGCAAGCGAGGAGTTGCTAACATCTCTTTTAAACTAGTAGAAGAGGAGATGAAACTACTCAAAAGTAGTCCTAAAATTAAACTCTATGTGTTTTGCGGAATAAACAATTCTTTTGGAGCTAGTAATGACATACCTATTCAGTTTCCTCTGAGGAATGAGATTAAATTTAACGGAATACAAATAAAAGACAATGTTCAcggtttgaagaacaagataGGAACTGCGAAACCCGCTGATCTAACGCCGTACATTAATTGGCcaccaaaatcaaatcttttgCAGCTAGTTTATGCATTTACGAAAGACGACCATATGGTGTATGTCTATTTGGTCGAACTAATAGAAACAGAGGAATTGTTACAGAAGACATTAAGTAGCCCTAAAATTGTTAGGCCTGCAACGCTACAGTACATCAAACAGACTctttctgaagaagaagatgaagatatgaTGACTACGTCAACAGTTATGTCTTTACAGTGTCCGATTTCGTATTCTAGGATGAAGTACCCTGTAAAATCCATCCACTGTCGCCATTTACAGTGTTTTGACGCTCAGTGGTTTATTGAATCACAGAGACAAATTCCTACATGGCAATGTCCAGTCTGCCAAAAGCAAATTCGTATAGAAGATTTGGCAATATGTGAATTTGTGCAAGAGATCATCAGTTCTACCGACGAAGAGGTTGAGCAGGTTGAAATTAGTAAAGACGGTAGTTGGGTaatcaaagatgaaacagaaaatcACAACCAGGAAGCTAGTACTGCACCTAATATTAAACAAGAGGCCACACCTGATATAAAGCCTGAAGATTCACATGCTGTAGAGCAGCATGACGAACATCCTCCACCGGAACATGTAATAATTTCCTTAGAcagtgatgaagaagacgaaatAGAACAAGCGACATCTAAAACCAATCCACCAAACCGGCAGTCTACTTCACAAAATTCCGATAACACTTCAAGTAGTACCGATTTAAACCAAGATAACGATTTattggatgatgaagatatggCGTTCATCGAAGAACTTGCCAATTCAATCATTGATCGAGTACCCAGGAGATCGCAGCATGAAAACAATGTCACAAGCACATCGAATCTGAATGTCAATGGACTCATTGACCCTAATACTAGAAATGAGGTACCAGAACGAAGAACGAGTTTGGATCCTAGAATGAATGATTATGATCTGCTGAATTTAGCCGCAGAACAACCCACAAATTTTCGTCAAATGAGAGGAAGACTGTTATCAGAGAATAACCAAGAGAACTCGCGACCCCCAGTACCTAATCTTTTGGGTAAGGCTCCTCTTAACACGGATTCACATAAGGTTGGACCACAACTCCCTAACATGTCTCAACTCACAAACGCAGATTCAATGTTATTCAATGGAAATGGACAAGCTCACCCTCAAGCACCTTCCGGTTCCTTTTCTGATAGCAATTCTCGGATCGTTGTTCAACCAATGGGAAGTTCTCCGCGTGGCCAAACAAGCGATAAAGTCACACAGGTATCCATACAGCCCACAGAACCTCCTTCCATGGGAGTTCCTGTACTACCACCTCTACCAACTTTGCCAGTGAGATCAACTACTTCTACGATGTCACCGAATTTACCTCAACCACCGCCTATCCATGATCCTAGAAGAAGGAAGCCAGAGGTATCACCGTTTTTAcccaagaagaattttAAGAATGTTCTACCGAAGAAAAGAGCACACTCCAACGGCAACGCACAAAATGTGCATTCAGAAATCAACGGGAACCATGACTCTGGAACCTTACCAGCACCTTCACCCATATCCAATGTGCAGGTATCGCCTTCCCCGGCTataatgaattcaaataatgtACCGCCTCCTAATGACTCTCTTAATTCTGACGATTTGATCGACTTGACCTCCGATTAA
- the ADE8 gene encoding phosphoribosylglycinamide formyltransferase (similar to uniprot|P04161 YDR408C Saccharomyces cerevisiae ADE8 Phosphoribosyl-glycinamide transformylase) translates to MAPKVVVLISGSGSNLQALIDAKKEGKLPIDICRVISSSKKAYGLTRSSDNGIPTIVQSLYSYTKDLSKDDKKGRAEARNKFEADLADLILKDSPDLVVCAGWLLILGPTFLKRLNGLPIINLHPALPGAFDGTTHAIEMAWNKCQEQKRPLIAGCMVHYVIEEVDRGESLVIKELEIVPGKESLEEYGTRVHAAEHVAIVEATIIALKESNKLI, encoded by the coding sequence ATGGCACCAAAAGTTGTTGTGCTAATTTCAGGTTCAGGTTCGAATCTACAGGCGTTAATTGATGCTAAGAAAGAAGGCAAATTGCCTATAGATATCTGTAGGGTCATTTCAAGTAGTAAGAAAGCATATGGTTTAACAAGATCCAGTGATAATGGAATTCCTACCATTGTACAGTCTTTGTATTCATACACAAAGGACTTGTCGAAGGATGACAAAAAGGGTCGTGCTGAGGCAAGAAATAAGTTTGAAGCGGACCTCGCAGATCTGATACTGAAGGATTCTCCAGATTTGGTTGTATGCGCAGGGTGGTTATTAATTTTGGGTCCTACCTTTTTAAAGAGATTGAACGGATTACCGATCATTAACTTGCATCCTGCTCTTCCTGGTGCTTTCGATGGGACCACCCATGCGATTGAAATGGCGTGGAATAAGTGTCAAGAGCAGAAGAGACCACTAATTGCAGGGTGTATGGTACATTATgtcattgaagaagtaGATAGGGGCGAATCATTGGTAATAAAAGAACTAGAAATTGTTCCAGGTAAGGAATCCTTGGAAGAGTACGGAACAAGGGTTCACGCTGCGGAACATGTCGCAATTGTTGAAGCCACAATCATAGCTTTAAAGGaatcaaacaaattgatttga
- the PUP1 gene encoding proteasome core particle subunit beta 2 (highly similar to uniprot|P25043 YOR157C Saccharomyces cerevisiae PUP1 Endopeptidase with trypsin-like activity that cleaves after basic residues), whose protein sequence is MSGGLSFENYQRNVHLAEKSHKQPNATSTGTTIVGVKFNGGVIIAADTRSTQGPIVADKNCEKLHRIAPRIWCAGAGTAADTEAVTQLISSNIELHSLYTGREPRVVSSLQMLKQHLFKYQGHIGAYLIVAGVDPTGAHLFSIHAHGSTDVGYYQSLGSGSLAAMAVLEANWNQDLSKEEAIKLASDAIEAGIWNDLGSGSNVDVCVMEVGKDAQLLRNYLCPNVREPKQQSYKFARGTTGVLKESILKVCDIDEETVNITA, encoded by the coding sequence ATGTCCGGAGGGTTATCGTTTGAGAATTATCAGAGAAATGTGCATCTAGCGGAAAAGTCGCACAAGCAGCCCAATGCTACGTCTACTGGTACTACAATTGTTGGTGTGAAGTTCAACGGAGGCGTTATAATTGCTGCAGACACAAGATCTACACAGGGTCCAATCGTTGCAGATAAGAACTGTGAGAAGTTACATCGTATTGCTCCTAGAATTTGGTGTGCTGGTGCTGGTACTGCCGCTGATACCGAGGCTGTGACGCAATTAATCTCGTCGAATATTGAATTACATTCATTATACACTGGAAGGGAGCCTAGAGTGGTATCGTCGCTACAGATGCTAAAACAACATTTGTTCAAGTACCAGGGTCACATCGGTGCATATCTAATTGTTGCTGGTGTGGATCCTACTGGTGCGCATCTATTTTCGATCCATGCTCACGGTTCAACAGATGTGGGTTATTACCAATCTCTTGGTTCAGGTTCCCTTGCAGCAATGGCTGTGCTAGAAGCCAATTGGAACCAAGACTTGtcaaaggaagaagctaTTAAGTTAGCATCCGATGCCATTGAGGCAGGTATCTGGAACGATTTGGGTTCAGGTTCTAACGTCGATGTGTGCGTTATGGAAGTTGGGAAGGACGCTCAATTATTGAGAAACTACTTGTGTCCAAACGTCAGAGAACCAAAACAACAATCATACAAGTTTGCCCGTGGTACTACAGGTGTGCTTAAGGAATCTATACTAAAAGTATGTGATATCGATGAGGAAACCGTAAACATTACGGCTTGA